The following are encoded together in the Aciduricibacillus chroicocephali genome:
- a CDS encoding YczE/YyaS/YitT family protein, protein MLLAKRLGFFMLGLILFSLGIAQAVQIQYLGIHPWEVLHVGLYEKFGLSIGTWSIIIGIGLIFITLILDRRYINIGTFLNVFLVGWAVDLWLWLNFLPKGGNLIVDVVIMLCSMALMGVGGGMNNAARIGSGPRDGFMLSISDKTGISIRKVRITMETSVFVLGIMIGGPVFLFTFLYTFVQSPIFQFAYERTTVWLIKDNYEEASAV, encoded by the coding sequence ATGCTATTGGCAAAACGACTCGGTTTCTTCATGTTAGGGCTGATTCTGTTCAGTCTGGGCATCGCGCAAGCCGTTCAGATTCAATATCTCGGCATTCATCCTTGGGAAGTTCTGCATGTCGGGCTTTATGAAAAGTTTGGCCTCTCAATCGGAACATGGTCCATTATCATAGGGATTGGTCTTATATTCATAACACTTATTCTTGACAGGCGTTATATCAATATTGGCACTTTCCTTAATGTATTTCTTGTAGGCTGGGCTGTTGATTTGTGGCTTTGGCTGAACTTTCTTCCAAAAGGCGGGAATCTTATCGTTGATGTTGTAATAATGCTTTGCAGTATGGCTCTTATGGGAGTCGGAGGAGGCATGAACAACGCCGCAAGGATTGGATCTGGTCCCCGAGACGGATTCATGCTTTCAATTTCGGATAAGACAGGCATCTCAATTAGAAAAGTAAGGATTACCATGGAGACGAGTGTTTTCGTGCTTGGGATTATGATTGGCGGCCCAGTGTTTCTTTTTACTTTCCTCTATACATTTGTCCAGAGCCCGATATTCCAATTTGCGTATGAGCGGACGACTGTTTGGCTCATAAAGGATAACTATGAGGAAGCTTCAGCAGTATGA
- a CDS encoding PIG-L family deacetylase codes for MAANQLWNALKKLQSSVSFMNIGAHPDDERSDLLAFLSRGLGVRTTAIIANRGEGGQNAIGSEHGNALGVLRTEEMKQAANVLGIETFHLSENADDPIYDHGFEKTAADTLRKWGKDLVYNKLIRLIREHRPDIVMPCFLDDELEHGHHRAMTELTMKAFHDAGKADVFPEHFKEGLKPWNIRKLYLPESEEYATLSLEIGELNEATGLTYPQLGEESRSFHRTQGMGVDLDPEPRTFYLKLAKSIQEMPDNNLFSGIPQDFKEYAQTVGAHSVLADDLIKLQDLLNNAIDVYPNEEQVLTQLVQASVLISELVKKTNHSQLNSVKKHDLVYRLTLKQKQVSEAAFATAKLSITNINMPVILNPGTIAKFDWKTKYAGSLPNVEIYSFLDTAKDWEISTSVRVHTKDSGGHTSINSTVHIPAEAELHNPYERPAISRIWQMHIGSAVFTKEEDLPIHVLPNLSLTFSKDHIAFNTNEPQIKPVTLKASIKNFSPKREHARLVIDLPKGWALYGNEEELAIEPFAKHELVLQIAPSSKNDTGKIELKAHLQTAEGKSGALSVQEISYDHIDPAYYVKDAKISASLFELEKPESLRIGYVDSGFDHVADHLAGVGFDVTSLTDTDLAENNLTVYDTIVIGTRAYLSRQDLIQQHSRLMDYVKHGGNLIMQYHKPTDGFNHWVPGPYPFKLGTPSLRWRVADESAKVSHLKPASPLFHYPNQIASEDWDGWIQERGLYFPMNWSSQYETVVQVADRDEQAMESGILAAHYGKGTFLYTNLIFHRQIEQQHPGAYKIFTNMLSYGRAMNRASRNQWIFKKSSKSLKTEKNVVVSSL; via the coding sequence ATGGCTGCTAACCAATTATGGAATGCTTTGAAAAAACTTCAATCGAGCGTTTCTTTTATGAATATAGGAGCTCATCCCGATGATGAGCGTAGTGATCTGCTCGCTTTTCTCTCACGCGGTCTTGGTGTGCGGACGACCGCCATCATCGCCAATCGTGGTGAAGGCGGCCAGAACGCAATCGGGAGTGAACATGGGAACGCGCTCGGGGTTTTGCGAACTGAAGAAATGAAGCAAGCAGCCAATGTTCTTGGTATTGAGACTTTCCATTTAAGTGAAAATGCAGATGATCCCATTTACGATCACGGCTTTGAAAAAACCGCAGCAGATACACTTCGCAAATGGGGAAAGGATCTCGTTTATAACAAATTAATCCGTCTTATTCGTGAACATCGACCCGATATTGTAATGCCTTGCTTCCTTGATGATGAATTGGAGCATGGCCATCATCGGGCAATGACCGAACTGACGATGAAAGCTTTCCACGACGCGGGTAAAGCAGACGTTTTTCCAGAGCATTTCAAGGAAGGCTTGAAGCCATGGAACATTCGCAAACTATATTTGCCGGAGAGTGAGGAATACGCTACCCTTTCCCTCGAAATCGGTGAACTGAATGAAGCAACTGGACTGACCTATCCTCAGCTCGGTGAGGAGTCACGTTCGTTCCACCGTACACAAGGCATGGGGGTGGACCTCGATCCAGAACCACGTACCTTTTATTTGAAGCTTGCAAAATCTATTCAGGAGATGCCAGATAATAACCTGTTCTCTGGTATCCCTCAAGACTTCAAAGAATACGCACAAACAGTGGGAGCTCATTCTGTTTTAGCTGATGATCTAATAAAACTCCAAGATTTACTGAACAATGCAATTGATGTTTATCCGAATGAAGAACAAGTTCTGACTCAACTCGTACAGGCTAGTGTCCTAATTTCTGAACTTGTTAAAAAGACTAATCACAGTCAGCTCAATTCAGTAAAGAAGCACGACCTTGTTTATAGACTGACATTAAAGCAGAAGCAGGTTTCAGAAGCTGCATTCGCCACTGCAAAACTGTCTATAACTAATATAAATATGCCTGTCATCTTGAATCCCGGTACAATTGCAAAATTTGATTGGAAAACAAAGTACGCTGGTTCACTCCCCAATGTAGAAATTTATAGTTTCTTAGATACTGCTAAAGATTGGGAGATTTCGACATCAGTACGTGTTCATACTAAAGATTCCGGTGGACATACGTCCATTAATAGTACTGTTCATATTCCAGCCGAAGCAGAACTTCATAATCCATATGAACGTCCAGCAATCAGCCGCATCTGGCAAATGCATATTGGGTCTGCTGTGTTTACTAAGGAGGAAGATTTGCCAATTCACGTTTTGCCAAATCTCAGCCTTACGTTTTCGAAAGATCATATTGCGTTTAACACAAATGAACCTCAGATTAAGCCTGTTACTCTTAAAGCAAGTATTAAGAACTTTTCTCCCAAGAGAGAACATGCCCGTCTTGTCATCGACTTGCCTAAAGGATGGGCTTTATATGGCAACGAAGAAGAACTTGCAATCGAACCATTTGCAAAACATGAATTGGTACTGCAAATCGCACCTTCCAGCAAGAATGATACTGGAAAAATTGAGCTTAAAGCACATCTTCAAACTGCTGAAGGAAAGTCAGGGGCCTTGTCAGTTCAGGAAATCAGCTATGATCATATCGACCCTGCCTATTATGTAAAAGATGCGAAAATCAGTGCTTCTCTGTTCGAACTTGAAAAGCCTGAGTCACTCCGAATCGGTTACGTCGATAGTGGATTCGATCATGTAGCCGATCATCTGGCCGGTGTTGGATTCGATGTCACGAGTCTAACGGATACAGACCTTGCTGAAAATAACCTGACAGTCTATGATACGATTGTCATCGGAACTCGTGCATATTTGTCACGCCAAGACCTCATCCAGCAACATAGCCGCTTAATGGATTATGTAAAACATGGTGGCAATCTAATTATGCAGTATCACAAGCCGACAGACGGCTTCAATCATTGGGTGCCAGGACCTTATCCGTTCAAACTTGGCACACCATCCCTACGCTGGCGTGTGGCTGATGAGTCAGCAAAAGTCAGTCATCTGAAGCCCGCCTCTCCCCTATTCCATTATCCGAATCAGATTGCATCAGAAGATTGGGATGGATGGATTCAAGAAAGAGGTCTATACTTCCCGATGAACTGGTCTTCACAATATGAAACAGTTGTCCAAGTTGCAGACCGTGATGAACAGGCAATGGAAAGTGGCATACTCGCTGCACATTACGGAAAAGGGACATTTTTGTACACGAACCTTATTTTCCATAGACAAATCGAACAGCAACACCCGGGCGCTTATAAAATATTCACGAACATGCTCAGTTATGGAAGAGCTATGAACCGCGCAAGCAGAAACCAATGGATTTTCAAAAAAAGCAGCAAATCTCTTAAAACAGAAAAAAACGTGGTAGTTTCCTCACTATAA
- the thiC gene encoding phosphomethylpyrimidine synthase ThiC produces the protein MNQVNEEKIEFRKQFPNSRKVYVKGSREDIRVPFREISLSDTVTDYMTMKNAPIRVYDTSGPYTDDEAVIDIHKGISRQREKWIEERGDTELYEGRKVRPEDNGGKEVVFFQNEFKHRPRRAKAGRNVTQMHYARKGIITPEMEFIAIREQLDPEIVREEVAAGRAIIPCNINHPESEPMIIGKRFHVKINANIGNSAVSSSIEEEVEKMTWATHWGADNIMDLSTGKNIHATREFIIRNSPVPVGTVPIYQALEKVNGIAEDLTWEVYRDTLIEQAEQGVDYFTIHAGVLLRYVPMTVGRTTGIVSRGGSILAQWCLAHHEENFLYEHFEDICKILNQYDISVSLGDGLRPGSIADANDEAQFAELDTLGELTKIAWKHDVQVMIEGPGHIPLHKIKENVDKEMEICQEAPFYTLGPLATDIAPGYDHITSAIGAATIAMYGTAMLCYVTPKEHLGLPNKNDVREGVIAYKIAAHAADLAKGHPGAQVRDDALSKARFEFRWHDQFNLSLDPERALSYHDETLPAEAAKVAHFCSMCGPKFCSMKISHNLRKDMKKQKEMEQGMQEMAEQFVAKGSEIYW, from the coding sequence ATGAACCAGGTAAATGAAGAAAAGATCGAATTCAGGAAGCAGTTTCCGAATAGCCGGAAAGTATATGTAAAAGGAAGCCGAGAGGATATTCGAGTGCCGTTCCGGGAAATCTCACTTTCAGATACAGTGACGGATTACATGACAATGAAGAACGCACCGATCCGTGTCTATGATACAAGTGGTCCGTATACAGATGACGAGGCTGTTATCGACATACATAAAGGAATAAGCAGACAGCGTGAAAAATGGATTGAAGAACGCGGAGACACAGAGCTGTATGAAGGGCGGAAAGTGAGACCTGAGGATAATGGCGGGAAGGAAGTCGTCTTTTTCCAGAATGAGTTCAAGCATCGTCCGCGCCGGGCAAAAGCGGGCAGAAATGTTACGCAAATGCATTATGCAAGGAAAGGAATCATTACCCCAGAGATGGAATTCATCGCTATTCGTGAGCAGCTTGATCCTGAAATTGTCAGGGAGGAAGTAGCGGCAGGTCGAGCTATTATTCCATGCAATATTAATCATCCGGAGAGCGAGCCGATGATCATCGGCAAACGTTTCCACGTGAAGATTAATGCCAATATCGGAAACTCCGCTGTCAGTTCATCTATTGAAGAAGAAGTAGAGAAAATGACATGGGCCACACATTGGGGAGCGGACAATATTATGGATCTCTCTACTGGCAAAAATATTCATGCGACACGGGAATTCATTATTCGCAACTCACCTGTTCCAGTCGGGACAGTTCCAATTTATCAGGCACTGGAAAAAGTGAATGGAATTGCGGAAGATCTCACTTGGGAAGTCTACCGTGACACGTTGATAGAGCAGGCAGAACAGGGCGTGGATTACTTCACGATCCATGCTGGAGTGCTCCTCCGTTATGTTCCGATGACAGTCGGCAGAACGACAGGCATTGTATCAAGAGGCGGTTCAATTCTAGCTCAGTGGTGCCTTGCCCATCATGAGGAAAATTTCCTTTACGAGCATTTTGAAGACATCTGCAAAATTTTGAATCAATATGATATTTCCGTCTCTCTTGGGGATGGCTTGCGCCCAGGTTCAATCGCTGATGCGAATGATGAGGCGCAATTTGCAGAGCTTGACACATTGGGAGAACTGACAAAGATTGCGTGGAAACATGATGTACAAGTGATGATTGAGGGGCCTGGCCATATTCCGCTCCATAAGATAAAAGAGAATGTTGATAAAGAGATGGAGATTTGTCAGGAAGCACCGTTTTATACGCTTGGGCCATTGGCAACTGATATTGCTCCAGGGTATGATCACATAACTTCGGCAATTGGGGCGGCTACAATCGCTATGTATGGAACGGCGATGCTTTGCTATGTGACACCAAAGGAGCACCTTGGACTGCCTAATAAGAATGATGTGAGGGAAGGGGTCATTGCGTATAAGATTGCAGCACATGCGGCTGATCTTGCAAAGGGTCATCCTGGAGCGCAAGTTCGAGATGATGCTCTTTCTAAAGCGAGGTTCGAATTCCGATGGCACGACCAGTTTAATCTGTCTCTTGATCCGGAGCGGGCACTCAGCTACCATGATGAGACGCTGCCTGCGGAGGCTGCAAAAGTCGCTCATTTTTGCTCCATGTGCGGTCCGAAGTTCTGCTCCATGAAAATTTCACATAATTTGCGTAAGGATATGAAAAAACAGAAAGAGATGGAGCAGGGAATGCAGGAAATGGCTGAGCAATTTGTCGCCAAAGGAAGTGAAATTTATTGGTAG
- a CDS encoding glutamate-5-semialdehyde dehydrogenase: protein MTNVQTNEVREKGALGKRASFILNGKTTEEKNEALAKIADQLIKDQAAIIEENKKDLISGEEKGLPTSTLDRIMLDEKRIADIAEAVRLLIQLEDPIGETLESIEKENGLRIFKKRVPLGVVGMIYEARPNVTVDAATLCLKTGNAVILRGSSSAKYSNMALVKSIQTALAETSIPVDSVQLIEDTSRETAKELFDMKEYLDVLIPRGGKNLIDLVVREATVPVLETGAGNCHLYIDETAEYEMAENVAINAKTQRPSVCNAIEGLVIHKDWVKEHGAKLLNALKSHGVQVHADEAAHSVFPEAIVATEEDWGTEYLDMELSVKTVFDVEEAIEHINKYGTKHSEGIITNNQENAEKFMSSVDATTVYHNASTRFTDGSEFGYGAEIGISTQKLHARGPMGLPALTSTKYYVFGEGQIRS from the coding sequence ATGACAAATGTGCAAACGAATGAAGTCAGGGAAAAAGGTGCGCTAGGTAAACGCGCAAGCTTTATTCTGAATGGCAAAACGACAGAAGAAAAAAATGAAGCACTTGCCAAGATTGCTGACCAGTTGATCAAAGATCAGGCTGCAATTATTGAAGAGAATAAGAAAGATTTGATTTCGGGAGAAGAAAAAGGCCTTCCAACGTCAACGCTTGATCGAATCATGCTTGATGAGAAGCGTATTGCGGATATCGCCGAAGCTGTTCGTCTCTTGATTCAACTCGAAGATCCTATTGGAGAAACTTTGGAATCCATTGAGAAAGAAAATGGACTGCGTATTTTTAAAAAGCGTGTGCCGCTCGGTGTTGTTGGTATGATTTATGAAGCACGCCCAAATGTAACAGTCGATGCAGCAACACTTTGCCTGAAAACAGGAAACGCGGTCATTTTGCGCGGTAGTTCCTCTGCAAAGTATTCCAATATGGCACTTGTGAAATCGATTCAGACAGCATTAGCTGAGACATCCATCCCTGTAGATTCAGTTCAGCTCATTGAAGATACGTCTCGCGAAACAGCTAAGGAACTATTCGACATGAAGGAATATCTTGATGTGCTCATTCCGCGTGGTGGTAAGAACCTTATCGACCTTGTTGTTCGTGAAGCGACTGTTCCAGTATTGGAAACAGGAGCAGGTAACTGTCATCTTTATATTGATGAAACTGCTGAATATGAAATGGCTGAAAATGTTGCCATTAATGCAAAAACACAGCGTCCATCTGTTTGTAACGCGATTGAAGGTCTCGTCATTCATAAAGATTGGGTCAAGGAACATGGCGCTAAACTTTTGAACGCCTTGAAATCTCATGGTGTACAGGTTCATGCAGATGAAGCGGCACATTCTGTCTTCCCGGAAGCAATCGTTGCGACTGAAGAGGATTGGGGCACAGAATATCTGGATATGGAGCTTTCCGTCAAAACAGTTTTCGATGTTGAAGAAGCGATCGAACATATTAACAAATATGGCACGAAGCATTCAGAAGGAATCATTACGAACAATCAGGAAAATGCTGAGAAATTTATGAGCAGTGTTGATGCGACTACTGTATATCATAATGCGTCCACACGTTTCACTGATGGTTCGGAATTCGGTTATGGAGCGGAAATCGGCATCAGTACACAGAAGCTTCATGCTCGCGGACCAATGGGTCTTCCTGCTTTGACATCCACTAAATATTACGTATTTGGCGAAGGCCAGATCCGTTCATAA
- a CDS encoding DUF6944 family repetitive protein translates to MDNPQKALFGSWVQAIGTTMAAVAGTPLPGESQVISPQFYEAFSRNLDILGNEMQATGNALIADSQFEFTHDKVGSQVQSVGNLVNVAGFLLDVSEQVEIKFNIKGNLIQATGGSLSYMHALNEEQIPVISFYSIYGNLLQVIGNSMQSLSGILELRGEDGVIINTIGGWVQATGSILTLVATIKLVDLEE, encoded by the coding sequence TTGGATAATCCGCAAAAGGCGTTGTTCGGATCTTGGGTACAAGCAATTGGCACAACAATGGCTGCTGTAGCTGGTACGCCGCTGCCAGGAGAAAGTCAGGTCATTTCCCCGCAGTTTTATGAGGCATTTTCCAGGAATCTTGATATATTGGGAAATGAAATGCAAGCTACAGGAAATGCTTTAATTGCGGACAGTCAATTTGAATTTACTCATGACAAAGTGGGTTCACAAGTACAATCAGTTGGGAATTTGGTGAACGTAGCCGGGTTTCTATTGGATGTCAGTGAGCAAGTGGAGATTAAATTCAATATTAAAGGGAACCTCATTCAAGCGACAGGTGGAAGTCTATCCTATATGCATGCATTAAATGAAGAACAAATACCGGTCATTTCCTTTTACAGTATTTATGGGAATCTCCTTCAAGTAATTGGAAACTCGATGCAAAGTCTATCAGGTATTTTGGAGCTTAGAGGAGAAGACGGGGTAATAATCAATACGATTGGTGGATGGGTTCAAGCGACCGGTTCCATCCTTACCTTGGTCGCTACTATCAAACTTGTTGATTTGGAAGAATAA
- the proB gene encoding glutamate 5-kinase yields MEKKRVVVKIGSSSLTNSHGEIDQEKFQDHIHAIANLKKAGHDVAIVSSGAVATGFKKLGYRSRPVTLKGKQAAAAVGQSLLIQSYIQHFAEYDIVPAQVLLTRTDFTNRERYKNAHATLSELLDRGILPIINENDTVSVEELTFGDNDMLSALVSGLIHADQLMILTDINGLYSANPSKDPDAKKFDYIPEVTDELLQMATSEGSSVGTGGMKSKLFAAKTALALGVKAFIGSGKGEDKLLDILKGNGDGTYVGQNVLIPVNNTKQWIWIHSDVSGKIYIDDGAERALLDKGSSLLPAGIYDFKGTFEKGDIVDVYGKSGLLGRGEVRCSSEELTQAMGKRTDELVLHLIEVIHRDEWVQAIH; encoded by the coding sequence ATGGAGAAGAAACGAGTAGTAGTGAAGATCGGCAGCAGTTCTCTGACAAATAGCCATGGAGAAATTGACCAGGAGAAATTCCAGGATCATATCCATGCGATCGCCAATTTGAAGAAAGCAGGACACGATGTGGCGATTGTTTCGTCTGGAGCTGTCGCTACAGGTTTTAAGAAATTGGGCTATCGTTCGCGTCCCGTCACTCTTAAAGGAAAGCAGGCGGCAGCCGCAGTTGGGCAGAGTTTGCTTATCCAGTCATATATTCAGCATTTCGCCGAATACGATATTGTACCAGCTCAAGTGCTGCTCACACGTACGGACTTTACGAACCGTGAGAGATACAAGAATGCCCACGCAACATTATCGGAGCTTCTTGATAGGGGAATCCTGCCGATCATCAACGAAAATGATACCGTGTCTGTAGAAGAACTTACATTTGGCGACAATGACATGCTTTCTGCTCTTGTAAGTGGGCTAATTCATGCCGACCAGCTAATGATTCTTACAGATATAAATGGCTTGTACAGTGCCAATCCATCAAAGGATCCGGATGCGAAGAAGTTCGATTATATACCGGAAGTGACGGATGAACTTCTTCAAATGGCCACAAGTGAAGGTTCTAGTGTTGGTACCGGGGGAATGAAATCGAAACTGTTTGCTGCCAAGACGGCATTGGCTCTCGGTGTTAAGGCCTTTATTGGTAGTGGAAAAGGTGAGGACAAACTTCTTGATATTCTCAAGGGCAACGGGGACGGTACGTATGTCGGGCAGAACGTCCTGATTCCAGTTAACAATACGAAACAATGGATTTGGATCCACTCGGATGTGTCCGGAAAAATCTATATCGATGACGGTGCGGAACGAGCACTTCTTGACAAGGGAAGTAGTCTTCTGCCGGCTGGAATCTATGATTTCAAAGGAACTTTTGAGAAGGGTGATATAGTCGATGTCTACGGTAAGAGCGGTCTTCTTGGCCGAGGTGAGGTCCGATGCTCTTCCGAAGAACTGACTCAGGCGATGGGCAAGCGGACAGATGAGCTTGTTCTGCATCTGATCGAAGTCATTCATAGGGATGAATGGGTGCAAGCGATTCACTAA
- a CDS encoding universal stress protein translates to MFKNILLAADGSEHSVRAAEYARSLAEKFEGTVEVCYVVDGENAKADVLHHNDPFEIELARKEKIRQVREQFELADYPYELHILHGEPGPTLVEFVNSREYDCVVIGSRGLNKLQTFILGSVSHKVAKRVSCPVLIVK, encoded by the coding sequence ATGTTCAAAAATATTCTGCTCGCTGCTGATGGGTCGGAACACTCTGTAAGAGCTGCTGAATATGCTCGTTCACTTGCAGAAAAATTTGAAGGGACAGTTGAAGTCTGTTATGTCGTTGATGGCGAAAATGCGAAGGCAGACGTATTGCATCACAACGACCCCTTTGAAATCGAGCTTGCACGCAAGGAAAAAATTAGGCAAGTACGAGAGCAATTCGAACTTGCCGATTATCCTTATGAATTGCATATTCTGCATGGTGAACCTGGACCGACACTCGTAGAATTCGTGAACTCCAGAGAATATGACTGTGTCGTCATTGGCAGCCGTGGTTTGAATAAACTCCAGACATTTATTCTTGGTAGCGTCAGCCACAAAGTCGCCAAGCGTGTCAGCTGCCCAGTTCTGATCGTAAAATGA